In Cytobacillus oceanisediminis, the following proteins share a genomic window:
- the ftsL gene encoding cell division protein FtsL has product MSNLARKIQEEKQFDVQTQPVQAPRKLKSKKSWLSPGEKILGLAFTGIVCFGAVQMVSNQAAIYEVNKEIQQTEEAIQTQNKVNTDLKMQVSELSTYERIKAKAEEMGLKFSGNNVKVVED; this is encoded by the coding sequence ATGAGCAATTTAGCCCGAAAAATTCAGGAAGAAAAACAATTTGATGTGCAAACCCAGCCCGTCCAGGCTCCCAGGAAATTAAAATCAAAAAAGTCATGGCTTTCCCCCGGGGAAAAAATACTGGGACTTGCTTTCACTGGCATTGTTTGTTTTGGTGCAGTGCAAATGGTTTCAAACCAGGCAGCCATTTACGAAGTGAATAAAGAAATTCAGCAAACAGAGGAAGCAATCCAAACGCAGAATAAAGTGAATACAGATCTGAAAATGCAAGTGAGCGAATTAAGTACATACGAGCGCATTAAAGCAAAAGCTGAGGAAATGGGACTTAAATTCAGCGGAAATAATGTCAAGGTCGTGGAAGATTAA
- a CDS encoding stage V sporulation protein D encodes MRVSNVTVRKRLTVALFVGILVFFIIDLRLGYVQFFLGNLLTDGAKELWSRDIPFEPERGEIVDRNGVPLATNVSAPTVYVVPRQIKDPADAAEKLGAVLNMSKEKAYQLITKRESSVKIPEGRKISHEKAKEIRALEIEGIYIGEDSKRHYPFGNYLSHVLGFSGIDNQGLMGLELYYDEELKGKKGSVKFYANAKGERMNDMADDYKPPVDGMDLKLTIDSKIQTIVERELDIAQAEYNPDGIIAIAMNPNNGEVLAMASRPDFDPANFRNVPPEIYNRNLPIWSTYEPGSTFKIITLAAALEEGKVDLERDHFHDPGSVEVGGARLRCWKKGGHGSQTYLEVVQNSCNPGFVELGERLGKEKLFKYIRDFGFGEKTGIDLQGEGKGILFNLDRVGPVEQATTAFGQGVSVTPIQQVAAISAAVNGGTLYTPYIAKELINPATGEILMKKSPDAKRKVISKETSDEIRKALESVVAKGSGKKAFVDGYRVGGKTGTAQKAQNGRYLENNHIVSFIGFAPADDPQLVVYVAVDNPKGTIQFGGVVAAPIVGEIMGDSLRAMGVKPRKNQIEKELTWMDSPMIEVPDMVGLTKKDLGELYLNLKIDASGTGNTVVKQTPQPGIKLKEGSTIRLYFDDK; translated from the coding sequence ATGCGTGTTTCAAATGTAACCGTTCGAAAACGGCTGACTGTAGCGTTGTTTGTTGGTATTCTCGTTTTTTTTATTATTGATTTGCGTCTTGGATATGTTCAATTCTTTCTGGGGAATTTGCTTACAGATGGCGCAAAGGAACTATGGAGCAGAGACATCCCTTTTGAACCGGAAAGAGGAGAAATCGTCGACCGCAACGGTGTTCCGCTGGCTACGAATGTCAGTGCCCCAACTGTTTATGTTGTACCCAGGCAAATAAAAGATCCTGCTGATGCTGCAGAGAAATTGGGTGCAGTGCTGAATATGTCAAAAGAAAAAGCTTACCAGCTTATCACAAAAAGAGAATCAAGTGTTAAAATTCCTGAAGGCCGAAAAATTTCCCATGAAAAAGCGAAAGAAATCCGTGCTCTGGAAATTGAAGGCATCTACATTGGAGAAGATTCAAAACGCCATTATCCTTTCGGGAATTATCTCTCGCATGTTTTGGGGTTTTCGGGAATTGATAATCAGGGTCTTATGGGTCTTGAATTATATTATGATGAAGAACTAAAAGGAAAAAAAGGGTCAGTTAAGTTTTATGCGAATGCAAAGGGAGAACGGATGAACGATATGGCGGATGACTACAAGCCGCCGGTTGATGGAATGGATTTAAAGCTCACTATCGATTCAAAGATTCAGACAATCGTAGAAAGGGAACTTGATATTGCCCAGGCTGAATACAACCCTGATGGAATAATAGCAATTGCCATGAATCCGAATAACGGGGAAGTTCTTGCCATGGCCAGCAGGCCCGATTTTGACCCTGCGAATTTCAGGAATGTACCCCCGGAAATTTACAACCGCAACCTGCCAATCTGGAGTACATACGAGCCTGGTTCCACATTCAAAATCATCACTCTGGCAGCTGCGTTAGAAGAAGGCAAAGTAGACTTGGAAAGGGATCATTTCCATGACCCGGGATCTGTTGAAGTTGGCGGTGCCAGACTAAGATGCTGGAAAAAGGGCGGCCATGGCAGCCAGACTTATCTGGAAGTAGTCCAGAATTCCTGTAACCCTGGTTTTGTAGAGCTGGGTGAGCGATTAGGCAAAGAAAAACTGTTTAAATATATCCGTGACTTTGGGTTCGGAGAAAAGACCGGCATCGATCTGCAGGGAGAAGGGAAAGGGATTCTATTTAATCTCGATCGGGTTGGCCCTGTTGAGCAGGCAACTACTGCTTTTGGACAGGGAGTTTCCGTGACCCCAATTCAGCAGGTAGCAGCCATTTCGGCTGCCGTTAATGGCGGAACATTATATACCCCTTATATAGCCAAAGAACTAATTAATCCGGCTACCGGAGAAATACTGATGAAAAAATCACCTGATGCAAAGAGAAAAGTAATCTCAAAGGAAACATCAGATGAAATTCGAAAAGCGCTTGAATCAGTTGTGGCAAAAGGATCAGGAAAAAAGGCATTTGTCGACGGGTACCGTGTAGGCGGTAAAACTGGGACTGCACAAAAAGCGCAAAATGGCCGGTACCTGGAAAATAACCATATAGTATCATTTATAGGATTTGCACCTGCTGATGATCCGCAGCTTGTTGTTTATGTGGCTGTGGATAATCCAAAAGGAACGATTCAATTTGGCGGCGTAGTTGCTGCACCGATTGTAGGGGAGATCATGGGGGACAGCTTGCGGGCCATGGGAGTAAAGCCGCGGAAAAATCAAATTGAAAAAGAGCTGACATGGATGGATTCCCCAATGATAGAAGTTCCTGATATGGTCGGCCTGACAAAGAAGGATCTGGGGGAGCTCTATCTTAACCTGAAAATTGATGCGAGCGGCACAGGAAATACAGTGGTCAAGCAAACGCCTCAGCCTGGCATCAAGCTAAAAGAAGGGTCAACGATCCGGCTGTATTTTGACGACAAATAA
- a CDS encoding penicillin-binding protein, whose amino-acid sequence MKKQPNINFGAAILFLIFSLLFFVLIFRFVSIQVTGEAAGHALAAKAQQKYEREKTIQAKRGTIYDRNGEVIAEDTISYKLVAILDKSMKPDYVKDPEETAAALSKAIDLEESDIYRILTKKTKDGETPFQVEFGKEGRDLPLKTKREIEDMKLPGITFITDSKRFYPNGVFASHLVGYVEKKKSKTNKTDTVGMLGLEQSLNDVLTGKDGKFSYESDIWGYLLPNGDQKIQPAQNGKDVYLTIDKKIQTFLEDSMNKVDEEYKPKKMVAVVADAKTGEILAMGQRPSFHPKTKEGIEETWHNEVIENSFEPGSTMKIFTLAAAIEEGEFDPNEWYKSGSYKVTENSPAIRDHNQGRGWGSITYLEGVQRSSNVAFAKIVKEKLGYEKYREYITKFGFENPTGIDLPNETGGKIAYEWPLDKVTTGFGQGSAITPIQQVQAATAIANDGKMMQPHVISSIFDGDKNEVLKKTKPEVKGNPISAETAKKTRDILETVVSSENGTGYKRYNIEGYEVAGKTGTAQIPDPNGGGYLTGHENFIFSFLGMAPKDDPELIIYVAVQQPDIDLSTNGAEPVAKIFTPVMKSSLQYLNIEPAKELKANSEQAPEVEGKTVQEAKAELKKSGFEAIVLGKGSKVERQVPGNMYNLLEGERVILKTEGELTVPDMNGWSLRDVMKVAKLADLKLNTVGSGYVVKQNLKAGSALREGDYLIVELEPPAEKYNEENLESEEQQEEEEAVLD is encoded by the coding sequence ATGAAGAAACAGCCAAATATCAATTTTGGAGCAGCGATATTATTTTTAATATTCAGCCTGCTCTTTTTTGTATTAATTTTCCGCTTTGTTTCCATTCAGGTTACAGGTGAAGCAGCGGGACATGCACTTGCAGCAAAAGCTCAGCAAAAATATGAACGTGAAAAGACAATTCAAGCCAAAAGGGGTACTATTTATGACCGCAATGGTGAAGTCATTGCCGAGGATACTATTTCCTACAAGCTTGTAGCAATCCTCGATAAAAGCATGAAGCCGGATTATGTGAAAGACCCTGAAGAAACAGCAGCGGCACTTTCAAAAGCTATTGATCTGGAAGAGTCGGATATATATAGGATCCTAACGAAGAAAACAAAAGATGGGGAAACGCCATTCCAGGTGGAATTTGGTAAAGAGGGGCGCGATCTTCCGTTAAAGACAAAAAGAGAAATTGAAGATATGAAATTACCGGGGATTACATTCATAACTGATTCCAAACGGTTCTACCCAAATGGGGTCTTCGCCTCACATTTAGTCGGATATGTAGAAAAGAAAAAATCGAAGACGAATAAAACCGATACAGTAGGGATGCTGGGCCTTGAACAGAGTTTGAATGATGTGCTCACAGGAAAAGATGGAAAGTTCAGCTATGAAAGCGATATATGGGGCTATCTCCTCCCAAATGGAGATCAAAAAATCCAGCCGGCTCAAAATGGTAAAGATGTGTATTTGACAATCGATAAAAAGATCCAGACTTTCCTCGAAGATTCCATGAATAAAGTAGACGAAGAGTATAAGCCGAAAAAGATGGTTGCTGTAGTCGCGGATGCCAAAACGGGTGAGATTTTGGCAATGGGACAGAGGCCATCCTTTCATCCGAAAACAAAGGAAGGCATTGAAGAGACGTGGCATAATGAAGTGATCGAAAACTCATTTGAGCCCGGCTCCACTATGAAGATCTTTACCTTGGCTGCAGCCATTGAGGAGGGAGAATTTGATCCGAATGAATGGTATAAATCAGGAAGTTATAAAGTAACAGAAAACTCACCTGCTATACGCGACCATAACCAGGGACGGGGCTGGGGCTCCATTACTTATCTTGAAGGCGTTCAGCGTTCGTCGAACGTGGCTTTTGCTAAAATAGTTAAAGAGAAGCTTGGTTATGAAAAATACAGGGAATATATAACAAAGTTTGGATTTGAAAATCCAACTGGAATTGACCTGCCGAATGAAACAGGCGGAAAAATCGCTTACGAGTGGCCGCTTGATAAGGTAACGACCGGATTCGGACAAGGTTCTGCCATTACGCCAATTCAGCAGGTACAGGCAGCTACTGCCATTGCAAATGACGGAAAAATGATGCAGCCTCATGTGATCAGCAGTATTTTTGATGGTGATAAAAATGAAGTCTTAAAAAAAACAAAGCCGGAAGTGAAGGGGAATCCAATCTCAGCAGAAACGGCCAAGAAAACCAGGGATATCCTGGAAACGGTTGTGTCTTCTGAAAACGGAACGGGCTACAAAAGGTATAATATTGAGGGCTACGAGGTTGCCGGAAAAACGGGGACTGCCCAAATCCCTGACCCAAATGGCGGGGGATATTTAACGGGACATGAAAATTTTATCTTCTCCTTTTTAGGCATGGCGCCAAAAGATGATCCTGAACTGATCATCTATGTAGCGGTCCAGCAGCCGGATATTGATCTCAGTACAAACGGTGCTGAGCCGGTTGCCAAGATTTTTACACCGGTTATGAAAAGCAGTCTTCAATATTTAAATATCGAGCCGGCAAAGGAACTAAAGGCAAACTCTGAACAAGCACCTGAAGTGGAAGGGAAAACAGTTCAGGAAGCAAAGGCAGAATTGAAAAAGTCCGGTTTCGAAGCTATTGTACTGGGAAAGGGAAGCAAGGTTGAAAGACAGGTCCCTGGAAATATGTACAATTTGCTGGAAGGAGAACGAGTAATCTTAAAGACGGAAGGCGAGTTAACGGTGCCTGATATGAATGGATGGTCGCTAAGGGACGTTATGAAGGTGGCAAAGCTTGCTGACTTAAAGCTGAATACTGTAGGAAGCGGATATGTGGTGAAGCAAAATCTGAAGGCTGGTTCTGCACTCAGGGAAGGTGACTATTTAATCGTCGAACTTGAGCCGCCTGCAGAGAAATATAATGAGGAAAACCTGGAATCAGAAGAGCAGCAGGAAGAAGAGGAAGCAGTGCTGGATTAA
- the rsmH gene encoding 16S rRNA (cytosine(1402)-N(4))-methyltransferase RsmH, translating into MFEHTTVLLKETVEGLNIHPDGVYVDCTLGGAGHSELILSQLSEKGKLYAFDQDDTAIAHAKEKLAEYGDRITIIKSNFKYLQEELANLGVSKVDGVLYDLGVSSPQLDTPERGFSYHNDAPLDMRMDTGADISAYDVVNSWEYGELVKIFFRYGEEKFSKQIARKIEAAREVSPIETTGQLVELIKEAIPAPARRKGGHPAKRVFQAIRIAVNDELGVFEDSLHQAIDILNPNGRISVITFHSLEDRICKAAFKKASETPNLPPGLPIIPDEYKPTLKLINRKPILPSEDELEHNNRARSAKLRIAEKL; encoded by the coding sequence ATGTTTGAACATACAACAGTGCTATTAAAAGAAACAGTAGAAGGCTTAAATATCCATCCTGATGGAGTGTATGTGGATTGTACACTGGGCGGCGCAGGCCACAGTGAATTAATTCTTTCCCAGCTGTCTGAAAAGGGAAAGCTGTACGCATTTGACCAGGATGACACAGCAATTGCTCACGCAAAAGAAAAACTGGCTGAATATGGTGACAGAATTACGATCATCAAAAGTAATTTCAAGTATCTTCAGGAAGAGCTTGCAAACCTTGGTGTTTCAAAAGTAGATGGTGTTTTATATGATCTTGGCGTTTCATCACCTCAATTGGATACACCTGAAAGAGGTTTCAGCTATCATAATGATGCCCCGCTTGATATGAGAATGGATACAGGTGCTGACATTTCCGCTTATGATGTGGTAAACAGCTGGGAATATGGTGAACTTGTGAAAATCTTCTTCAGATATGGAGAAGAGAAATTCTCGAAGCAAATTGCGAGGAAGATTGAAGCAGCCAGGGAAGTTTCCCCGATAGAAACAACAGGCCAGCTGGTTGAACTGATTAAAGAGGCAATACCTGCTCCTGCCAGACGAAAAGGCGGGCATCCCGCCAAACGTGTATTTCAGGCCATCAGAATAGCTGTTAATGATGAACTCGGTGTATTTGAGGACTCTTTGCACCAGGCTATTGACATATTAAATCCCAATGGAAGAATCAGCGTGATTACGTTTCATTCACTGGAGGACCGGATTTGCAAAGCTGCCTTTAAAAAAGCCAGTGAAACACCAAATCTGCCTCCCGGCCTGCCGATTATTCCAGATGAATATAAACCAACCTTAAAGCTTATTAACAGAAAGCCGATTCTGCCTTCAGAAGACGAGCTGGAACACAATAATCGTGCAAGGTCCGCTAAACTGAGAATAGCAGAGAAGCTTTAA
- a CDS encoding UDP-N-acetylmuramoyl-L-alanyl-D-glutamate--2,6-diaminopimelate ligase — MELHKLLRFLQPYMTYKGENPEITAIVNDNRKVTPGSLFVCIEGYTVDGHDFAASAAEKGAAAVIAQKELNLDIPVIVVKNTKRAMAVLADAFYGQPSKQLHLIGITGTNGKTTTSHLIEKILADAGRKTGLIGTMYTKIADETFEVKNTTPESLTLQSTFRKMADAGVDSAVMEVSSHALDEGRVHGCDFNIAVFTNLTQDHLDYHKTMDEYRRAKGLLFAQLGSAYNHGEPKYAILNSDDSASAEYEKSTAAHVISYGIDQEADIRAINIQMTAGGTEFDLISPFGKHKISLKMIGKFSIYNVLASIGAGIASGISISQIIKSAEEVKGVAGRFETVDAGQDFSVIVDYSHTPDSLKNALETVKQFALNRIFAIVGCGGDRDRSKRPLMAEIACQYSTDPIFTSDNPRSEDPIQILRDMEEGVKGESYKTIADRKEAIHYAVKNASKGDVILIAGKGHETYQQVGNQVFDFDDRLVAKEAIEER; from the coding sequence ATGGAATTACATAAATTGCTGCGATTTTTGCAGCCTTATATGACTTATAAAGGGGAAAACCCGGAAATCACAGCGATTGTTAACGATAACCGGAAAGTTACACCTGGAAGTCTGTTTGTTTGTATTGAGGGGTATACGGTGGATGGCCATGACTTTGCAGCTTCTGCTGCTGAAAAAGGTGCAGCAGCTGTCATTGCCCAAAAAGAATTGAATTTGGATATCCCAGTTATAGTGGTAAAGAATACAAAACGGGCCATGGCCGTGCTGGCTGATGCTTTTTATGGACAGCCGAGCAAGCAGCTTCATTTAATTGGCATAACAGGCACTAATGGCAAAACAACAACAAGCCATTTAATAGAGAAAATCCTTGCCGATGCAGGAAGGAAGACGGGCTTAATTGGCACGATGTATACGAAGATTGCCGATGAAACCTTTGAAGTGAAAAATACCACTCCTGAAAGTTTGACTCTGCAAAGTACATTTAGAAAAATGGCAGATGCAGGTGTAGATTCAGCCGTAATGGAAGTGTCTTCGCATGCACTTGATGAAGGGCGCGTTCATGGCTGTGATTTTAATATAGCCGTATTTACAAACCTGACTCAGGATCATCTGGATTATCACAAAACAATGGATGAATACAGGAGAGCAAAAGGGCTGCTTTTTGCCCAGCTCGGAAGCGCCTATAATCATGGAGAGCCGAAGTATGCCATTTTAAATTCAGATGACTCTGCTTCTGCAGAATATGAAAAATCGACGGCTGCTCATGTCATTTCCTATGGGATTGATCAGGAAGCTGACATTCGGGCAATTAATATTCAGATGACTGCTGGCGGTACGGAATTTGACTTAATCTCTCCATTCGGGAAGCATAAGATTTCTCTGAAAATGATAGGCAAGTTTAGCATCTATAATGTTCTTGCCAGTATAGGTGCAGGAATCGCTTCAGGAATATCAATCTCGCAAATCATCAAATCTGCTGAAGAAGTTAAAGGTGTAGCAGGCAGATTTGAAACCGTAGATGCAGGTCAGGATTTTTCTGTGATTGTTGATTATTCACACACTCCGGACAGCCTGAAAAATGCTTTGGAAACGGTAAAGCAATTTGCCCTGAACCGCATTTTTGCCATCGTGGGATGCGGAGGAGACAGAGACAGGTCCAAGCGGCCGCTAATGGCTGAAATTGCATGCCAGTACAGTACAGACCCGATCTTTACTTCTGATAATCCCCGAAGTGAAGACCCGATCCAAATCCTGAGGGATATGGAAGAGGGAGTAAAAGGTGAAAGTTATAAAACAATCGCCGATCGAAAAGAGGCCATTCACTATGCGGTGAAAAATGCCAGTAAAGGAGACGTTATTTTAATAGCTGGCAAGGGTCATGAGACATATCAGCAGGTAGGGAACCAGGTTTTCGACTTTGATGACCGCCTTGTCGCAAAAGAGGCTATAGAGGAGCGATAA
- the mraY gene encoding phospho-N-acetylmuramoyl-pentapeptide-transferase: MMEQVIFFTILAGFLITVLLSPIFIPFLRRLKFGQSIREEGPKSHQKKTGTPTMGGVMILLSVTVTTLLMTGKFSEPTVETYLLLLVTLGFGLLGFLDDFIKVVLKRNLGLTSKQKLLGQIIISVIFYFVFKQNDFSTEVHIPLTDISIDLGWGYVLFIIFWLVGFSNAVNLTDGLDGLVSGTAAIAFGAFAVLAWNQSQFEVSIFSVAVVGAVLGFLVFNAHPAKVFMGDTGSLALGGAIATIAILTKLEIILIIIGGVFVIETLSVILQVASFKTTGKRIFRMSPLHHHYELVGWSEWRVVVTFWTVGLLFAILGIYIEVWV, from the coding sequence ATGATGGAGCAAGTTATTTTTTTCACAATATTGGCAGGTTTTTTAATTACTGTTTTGCTGTCTCCCATTTTTATTCCCTTCCTGAGAAGATTGAAATTCGGGCAAAGCATCCGTGAAGAAGGCCCAAAATCCCATCAGAAAAAGACGGGTACACCGACAATGGGCGGAGTCATGATTCTTCTTTCAGTCACGGTGACCACGTTGCTTATGACCGGGAAATTTTCAGAACCTACTGTAGAAACATATTTGCTGCTGCTGGTTACACTGGGCTTTGGACTTCTCGGTTTTCTTGATGACTTTATTAAAGTAGTATTAAAGCGCAACTTAGGTCTGACTTCAAAGCAAAAGCTGCTGGGCCAGATTATTATTTCTGTTATTTTTTATTTTGTTTTCAAGCAAAATGATTTTTCAACAGAAGTGCATATTCCGCTGACAGACATTTCGATTGATTTGGGCTGGGGATATGTTTTATTTATTATTTTCTGGCTTGTCGGATTCTCGAATGCTGTCAATCTGACAGATGGACTTGATGGACTTGTCTCTGGGACTGCTGCAATCGCTTTTGGAGCATTTGCGGTATTGGCTTGGAATCAATCCCAATTTGAAGTATCCATTTTTTCTGTAGCTGTTGTGGGAGCGGTATTGGGTTTCCTTGTCTTTAATGCCCATCCTGCAAAGGTGTTCATGGGAGACACAGGATCACTGGCTCTGGGTGGAGCTATTGCGACTATAGCCATCCTGACAAAACTTGAAATCATCCTGATTATTATCGGCGGTGTTTTTGTTATTGAAACTTTATCTGTTATTTTACAGGTGGCATCTTTTAAGACCACTGGGAAACGGATCTTCCGTATGAGCCCGCTCCATCATCATTATGAATTGGTGGGCTGGTCAGAATGGCGGGTTGTCGTTACATTCTGGACCGTTGGCCTATTGTTTGCAATCTTAGGAATCTATATTGAGGTGTGGGTGTAA